In a single window of the Candidatus Celerinatantimonas neptuna genome:
- the rseP gene encoding Regulator of sigma-E protease RseP — protein sequence MQSFIWDAFFFVIALGVLVTIHEFGHFWVARRCGVRVERFSIGFGRKLWSRVANDGTEYVIAMIPLGGYVKMLDERVESVAVELRPFAFNRQPLWQRASIVIAGPLANFILAIFAFWLMFMMGIPGVKPVVGQVSEQSVAYQAGLTANQQIISVNGQKTQDWHALLLALVSHVGESDVHLTAKSADGSIHKYQLNLENWKLPDNNKVDPLSGLGIVPFRPRIQLQVAEVVANSPAFLEGIQVGDKLLAVNHRPLSNWQEFTNLVRHHAGKSMKLSVKRNGQFRTVVIKPKLKQYRGKTIGFLGIAPVVESYPEQYLMTLRYAPIESLVKSAQRTWSMSLLTLDMMGKLITGKISVHNLSGPIAIAKGAGQSAQYGLVYFLGFLALVSINLGIFNLFPLPVLDGGHLLFFAVEAITGRPVSERVQELGMKIGTSVLVVVMMFALFNDLMRL from the coding sequence ATGCAGAGTTTTATCTGGGACGCTTTTTTCTTTGTTATTGCTCTTGGCGTTCTGGTAACTATTCATGAGTTTGGTCACTTTTGGGTGGCCAGACGATGTGGTGTTAGAGTTGAGCGCTTTTCTATTGGCTTTGGACGTAAGTTATGGTCTCGAGTAGCCAATGATGGGACAGAATATGTTATTGCTATGATCCCGTTAGGCGGATACGTCAAGATGCTCGATGAACGGGTTGAGTCAGTCGCTGTTGAATTACGTCCCTTCGCTTTTAATCGGCAACCGCTGTGGCAGCGAGCATCTATTGTTATTGCTGGGCCTTTAGCTAATTTTATTTTGGCCATTTTTGCATTTTGGCTCATGTTTATGATGGGTATTCCGGGTGTAAAACCTGTAGTGGGTCAAGTAAGCGAACAAAGCGTCGCATATCAAGCCGGATTGACGGCTAATCAACAAATTATATCGGTAAATGGCCAGAAAACTCAGGACTGGCATGCCCTGTTATTAGCTCTGGTTTCTCATGTCGGCGAGTCTGATGTCCATCTCACAGCTAAAAGTGCTGATGGCTCTATTCATAAATATCAGTTGAATTTAGAGAATTGGAAGTTACCCGATAATAATAAGGTTGATCCTCTGTCTGGATTGGGCATTGTTCCATTCAGACCTAGAATTCAATTGCAGGTTGCAGAAGTTGTTGCTAATAGCCCTGCGTTTTTAGAAGGGATTCAAGTGGGGGATAAGTTGTTAGCTGTTAATCATCGCCCGTTGTCAAATTGGCAAGAGTTTACCAATTTGGTTCGCCATCATGCCGGAAAATCAATGAAACTGTCGGTCAAGAGAAATGGGCAGTTCCGAACAGTTGTAATTAAGCCTAAGTTAAAACAATATCGCGGAAAAACAATTGGGTTTTTAGGCATAGCTCCGGTGGTTGAATCATACCCTGAGCAATATTTGATGACACTTCGGTATGCTCCGATTGAATCGTTGGTTAAAAGTGCACAACGGACATGGTCAATGAGTTTATTGACTCTTGATATGATGGGTAAATTGATTACTGGAAAAATTTCCGTTCATAATTTAAGTGGTCCGATTGCTATCGCTAAAGGGGCTGGTCAATCAGCTCAGTATGGATTAGTGTATTTTTTGGGCTTTTTAGCGCTAGTGAGTATCAATTTAGGAATTTTTAATTTGTTCCCATTACCTGTATTGGATGGAGGGCATCTGTTATTTTTTGCCGTTGAAGCTATAACTGGAAGACCTGTTTCTGAGAGGGTTCAAGAGCTTGGCATGAAAATTGGCACATCTGTGCTGGTCGTCGTGATGATGTTTGCCTTATTTAATGATTTAATGCGCTTATAA
- the dxr gene encoding 1-deoxy-D-xylulose 5-phosphate reductoisomerase: MNPRRMVVMGATGSIGRSTFQVVDKNPHEFVIHALSGNRNVARMWDLIQKYHPQYVVMSDSKSANELRELTGSDCLILSGHEALIEAASDPQADLVMAAIVGGAGLASTLAAVRAGKTVLLANKEALVMTGELLMKEALAHRATILPVDSEHSAMFQCLPKEIQNQLGFCDLAAHGVSKLLLTGSGGPFKEFPLSHLHDVTVEQAITHPNWSMGRKISVDSATMMNKGLEFIEAKRLYNAQRHQIQVILHPQSVIHSMIQYCDGAVLAQLGVPHMATPIAYAMGYPNRISSNVEPLDFFTLKELTFAEPDYVRYPCLALAMEACFQSQFATTALNAANEVAVEAFLNRQIRFTDISVVVEHSLSKLDEHGRSLNLDELLALDEEIRQDSGQFIRGYC, translated from the coding sequence ATGAATCCACGTCGAATGGTGGTTATGGGGGCTACGGGATCAATTGGTCGTAGCACGTTTCAGGTTGTAGATAAAAATCCCCATGAGTTTGTTATCCATGCTTTAAGCGGAAATCGTAATGTCGCCCGTATGTGGGATTTAATCCAAAAATATCATCCCCAGTATGTTGTTATGTCCGATTCTAAGTCAGCAAATGAATTACGGGAGCTAACAGGATCAGATTGTCTTATTCTCTCGGGTCATGAAGCTCTAATTGAAGCTGCTTCAGATCCTCAGGCTGATTTAGTTATGGCCGCAATTGTAGGCGGTGCTGGTTTAGCTTCAACTTTAGCGGCTGTCCGGGCAGGAAAAACGGTGCTACTTGCTAATAAAGAAGCACTTGTTATGACAGGTGAGTTATTGATGAAAGAAGCTTTAGCTCATCGGGCAACAATATTGCCTGTTGATAGTGAACATAGCGCAATGTTTCAGTGCTTACCCAAAGAGATTCAAAATCAACTGGGATTTTGTGATTTAGCTGCTCATGGTGTTTCAAAGCTATTGTTAACCGGTTCTGGTGGCCCGTTTAAGGAATTTCCTCTTTCCCATCTTCATGATGTTACCGTGGAACAGGCAATTACTCATCCTAATTGGTCTATGGGAAGAAAAATTTCTGTTGATTCGGCAACTATGATGAATAAAGGTCTGGAGTTTATTGAAGCGAAGCGCCTTTATAATGCACAGCGTCATCAAATTCAGGTTATTTTACATCCACAGTCCGTTATTCATTCCATGATTCAATATTGTGATGGTGCTGTACTTGCTCAACTTGGTGTTCCTCATATGGCTACTCCAATTGCCTATGCGATGGGGTATCCCAATAGAATTTCATCAAATGTTGAACCTCTGGATTTTTTTACACTCAAAGAACTGACATTTGCTGAACCAGATTATGTGCGTTATCCCTGTCTGGCTTTGGCGATGGAAGCTTGTTTTCAAAGTCAATTTGCTACTACGGCTCTTAATGCCGCGAATGAAGTGGCAGTTGAAGCTTTTTTAAATCGGCAGATCCGGTTTACTGATATTTCAGTTGTTGTTGAGCATAGTTTGAGTAAATTGGATGAGCATGGCCGATCTTTAAATTTGGATGAGTTGCTGGCACTTGATGAGGAAATACGTCAAGATAGCGGGCAGTTTATACGAGGCTATTGTTGA